In one window of Enoplosus armatus isolate fEnoArm2 chromosome 7, fEnoArm2.hap1, whole genome shotgun sequence DNA:
- the r3hdm4 gene encoding R3H domain-containing protein 4, with amino-acid sequence MVVLTNNNEEQDYILIEERKCTSLPNSPAKRVSPTKKKQFYINQAIRNSDLTPRAKGKKSLRRQENTLFLANLLERDECSKDDLEVCSNPAIPSIFTEACTNGNYIEPWNDFMNCSGEEQERLLSLLEREGAKKKNKDQRNVNLAFTAQDCFQRIDRRLRATLKRKQIPMGTLELLEENLLSFFIAQPHSVYTTNLASSFERLLLHAVCQYMDLVSASTDNNGSRQTEVVNKQEEFLPPRLLLSAHLEQMS; translated from the exons ATGGTCGTTTTGACAAATAACAATGAAGAACAGGATTATAT CCTGATAGAGGAGCGTAAATGCACCTCCCTGCCCAACTCTCCTGCCAAGCGAGTGTCTCCCACCAAAAAGAAGCAGTTTTATATCAACCAAGCCATCCGCAACTCTGACCTCACTCCCCGAGCCAAAGGCAAGAAGAGCCTCCGCCGACAGGAGAACA CGCTCTTTCTTGCTAATCTTCTTGAGAGGGATGAGTGCTCCAAAGATGATCTGGAAGTTTGCAGTAACCCGGCCATCCCATCCATCTTCACCGAGGCCTGCACCAACGGAAACTACATAGAG CCGTGGAATGACTTCATGAATTGCTCCggtgaggagcaggagaggctgTTGTCTCTGCTGGAGCGAGAGGGGgccaagaagaaaaacaaagaccagAGGAATG TAAATCTTGCCTTCACTGCTCAGGACTGCTTCCAGAGAATCGATCGCAGGCTGCGAGCGACTCTAAAACGCAAACAAATCCCCATG GGAACTCTGGAATTACTTGAGGAAAACCTTCTGAGCTTCTTCATCGCTCAACCTCACTCAGTTTACACTACCAACCTCGCCAGCAG CTTTGAGAGACTGCTGCTTCACGCCGTGTGCCAGTACATGGACCTCGTCTCTGCAA GCACTGACAACAATGGGTCACGTCAGACTGAAGTGGTGAACAAACAAGAAGAGTTTCTGCCTCCTAGACTGCTGCTGTCTGCCCACCTGGAGCAGATGAGCTGA
- the abca7 gene encoding phospholipid-transporting ATPase ABCA1, giving the protein MGFFRQLFLLLWKNITYRRRNKIQLIIELLWPLFLFVILISVRHSHPPYKQSQCHFPNKALPSAGTLPWIQGIICNINNPCFHSQTPGETLGQVGNFDNSILSRLFVDAQTVLSYSGNRSFSGFQDLMDSVRKLGERSGAGSNLPVEEYLRANETFSTFLLTNGSLSPVTVGQLLKARLNLQAVAGPQMQLKDLVCNASMLGQFLTVDGGDAAMNDLQTQLCNLPADILQEAEHLFLSQLDFTKIFTRDRLMANAADLRVISQAVTSVSQELAVLIDDFSSLSSFAEMSTALRLLSPENRSAMPRESFRAFSRIMCGHPEVGGERIPSLNWYEDNDIKSFLGKNGTEDTNLDRDNNTTPFCKSLIQGLESNPLSRIVWRGIKPLFIGKLLYTPDTPAIQQVMKEVNKTFEDLQILQELNEAWMEVGPQIKNYMESSVEIQLLQDLLRRPEVAVLVNLRLENTSWTASRITRFLSTPLPGVPRRPGAPPTWLDVYNDLGHTITTIAQVTECFSLNKLEGLDTEGQMIDRALELLEDRQFWAGVVFLLPNSSSPDLPPHVTYKIRMDIDDVTRTNKIKDKFWDPGPAADPFNDMRYIWGGFVYVQDLVERAVSRILTGVQQTTGIFIQQMPYPCYVDDIFLRVLNRSLPLFMTLAWIYSVAMIIKGVVYEKEARLKETMRIMGLGTGTLWFSWFISSLVPFLVSAGLLIALLKWGDILPYSDPSVVFFFLTAFATATIMQCFLISTFFSKANLAAACGGLIYFGLYLPYVLCVAWRDRLKTTHKVLASFLSPVAFGFGCEYFSQYEEQGVGIQWYNLHSSPVEGDSYSFTTSIVMLYVDAFIYGITAWYIEAVFPGEYGIPRPWYFIFQINYWGGVPLEAGMPIPPAPTEQDEDHVEPEPTNLTLGVSIRNLVKIYKTGAKLAVNHLNLKFYEGQITSFLGHNGAGKTTTISVLTGLFPPTSGTVYIKGMDIRHDMDIIRRTLGVCPQHNVLFDILTVEEHVWFYGCLKGLSEAEVKAELDTLLDDVGLLHKRHEQTKNLSGGMQRKLSVAIAFVGGSKVVVLDEPTAGVDPYSRRGIWDLLLKYRKDRTIILSTHYMDEAELLADRIAIISQGKLCCCGSPLFLKSHLGSGYYLTVIKREGLNTSTPSSTSICTSTSISTNKLPPLKDSESSMSEDTGLGSEESSSYLAALLSLAQHHIPGARLVEELGREAVINLPQASAKNSSLGVFLAELDQRLTELGISSYGLSDSTLEEIFLRVAEETGVDAEPEQQAESPHRRQPSAEGQHAEEPETGRKRLRKQEPQETDPLSGDGRGGVPMTGWWLTWQQLRALFIKRWLYARRSRRGFFAQVVLPAVFVLVALLFSLIVPPFGKYPALELQPWMYGEQYTFFSNDAPGNSAMENLLEALLDQPGFGTKCMEKEQEDNSTPQCEGQRGGLFMRPQVSFSTWQMFSRGNWSRDRPSPECECSSEDVRRMLPDCPQGAGGLPPPQIKRSTGDVLQNLTGYNISDYLVKTYSQILKKSLKTKKWVNEFRYGGFSLGGSAAQTLSQVHHVQDSVVAIRTRYRIPQNSSLDHLLNKLPGILGGLNSENNVKVWYNNKGWHAMVSFVNVMNNGLLRASLPPGPERRRHGITAYNHPLNLTKEQLTEMAMMTTSVDVLVSICVIFAMSFVPASFVLFLIEERVSKAKHLQFVSGVKPILYWLANFTWDMLNYTVPATMVVLIFVGFQQKSYVSETNLPALILLLLLYGWSITPLMYPASFVFTVPSTAYVVLTSINLFIGINGSIATFVLELFVDEHLNKVNRILKKVFLIFPHFCLGRGLIDMAKNQAMADAFQRLGTKQTLDPLQWDFVGKNLFAMAAEGVIFFIFTIMLQYKFFIRFRPWWVEPEMPPLGPEDEDIARERERVISGRAQSDILTMIDLSKVYKAGRKPAVDRLCLGIPRGECFGLLGVNGAGKTSTFRMLTGDTAITYGEAFLNHHSVLTEMERVHQLMGYCPQFDAISDLLTGREHLELFARLRGVPEESVAKVAQWGVKKLGLTQYAERVAGGYSGGNKRKLSTAISLIGAPPVIFLDEPTTGMDPKAKRFLWNCILSVTKEGRAVVLTSHSMEECEALCTRMAIMVNGRFQCLGSVQHLKNRFGDGYTIILRLQDTKSDPDSCPINTYMKSSFPSIELKERHQNVLQFQLPSHACCLARVFDVLANNYEELGIVDFSVSQTTLDQVFVNFAKEQTDDDDLTDVVIGNRTVQTNMTALPTRINPPTIQPQPPITPPQPSKTPQHHGKSSDSKPKEGKSKKEKAGKVKSKEGKANGEKSSSTAMTRIRQPEETLQTSRRGSSGSNGSNTGAQGESSKSSGSKHRAESSSKNPSALFMVDSNTQDSAL; this is encoded by the exons ATGGGGTTTTTCAGGcagctcttcctcctgctctggAAGAACATCACATACCGCAGGAGGAACAAG ATCCAGCTGATCATCGAGCTCCTCTGGCCACTCTTCCTCTTCGTCATCCTCATCTCTGTTCGTCATTCACACCCACCGTACAAGCAGAGCCAAT GTCACTTTCCAAACAAAGCATTGCCATCAGCAGGCACCTTGCCCTGGATTCAGGGCATTATCTGCAACATCAACAACCCCTGCTTCCACAGCCAGACACCAGGGGAGACACTGGGCCAAGTTGGCAACTTTGACAACTCCAT ACTGTCTCGTCTCTTCGTGGATGCCCAGACTGTTCTGTCCTACAGTGGAAACAGGAGCTTCTCGGGCTTTCAGGACCTGATGGACAGTGTCCGAAAGCTGGGAGAGAGATCTGGAGCCGGGTCAA ATCTTCCAGTAGAAGAATACCTGAGAGCCAATGAGACTTTCTCCACATTCCTCCTGACCAATGGCAGCCTGTCGCCTGTGACTGTGGGCCAGCTGCTGAAGGCTCGTCTAAATTTACAG GCTGTGGCTGGACCTCAGATGCAGCTGAAGGACTTGGTGTGTAATGCGAGCATGTTGGGACAGTTTCTGACAGTGGACGGAGGAGACGCCGCCATGAATGATCTTCAAACTCAGCTGTGTAACCTGCCAGCTGACATCCTGCAGGAGGCCGAAcaccttttcctctctcagcTCGACTTTACCAAGATATTCACA AGAGACCGTCTGATGGCTAACGCTGCAGACCTGAGGGTCATCAGTCAGGCTGTCACTTCAGTTTCCCAGGAGTTGGCTGTCCTCATTGATGAT TTCTCATCTCTCTCCAGTTTTGCGGAGATGAGCACAGCTCTTCGTCTTCTGTCTCCAGAGAATCGTTCGGCGATGCCCAGGGAGAGTTTTCGTGCTTTTTCTAGGATCATGTGTGGTCATCCTGAGGTTGGCGGTGAGCGCATCCCATCACTCAACTGGTATGAAGACAATGACATCAAGTCCTTCTTAGGAAAAAATGGCACTGAAGACACAAACCTGGACCGTGACAACAACACCA CTCCATTCTGTAAAAGTTTGATCCAAGGTCTGGAGTCCAACCCTCTGTCTCGCATCGTGTGGCGAGGAATAAAACCTCTGTTTATTGGGAAACTGCTGTACACACCAGACACTCCTGCAATACAACAAGTCATGAAAGAG GTGAACAAGACTTTCGAGGACTTGCAGATCCTCCAGGAGCTGAATGAAGCCTGGATGGAGGTGGGACCACAAATCAAGAATTACATGGAGAGCAGCGTGGAgattcagctgctgcag gatTTGTTGAGGCGACCAGAGGTGGCAGTACTCGTCAACCTGCGTCTGGAGAACACATCCTGGACGGCCTCAAGGATTACACGTTTCCTGTCCACACCCTTGCCAGGTGTCCCGAGGAGGCCTGGAGCACCGCCCACCTGGCTGGACGTCTACAACGATCTCGGCCATACCATCACCACCATCGCACAAGTCACTGAG TGTTTCTCTCTGAACAAGCTGGAAGGGTTGGACACCGAGGGTCAGATGATTGACAGGGCTTTGGAGCTACTGGAGGACAGGCAGTTTTGGGCGGGTGTGGTTTTCCTGCTACCCAACTCCTCATCCCCTGACCTGCCGCCCCACGTCACCTACAAAATCCGAATGGACATTGATGATGTGACTCGGACCAACAAGATCAAGGACAA GTTTTGGGATCCTGGTCCAGCAGCCGATCCATTTAATGACATGCGCTACATTTGGGGCGGCTTCGTGTACGTCCAGGACCTCGTGGAGAGAGCTGTGAGTCGCATCCTGACTGGAGTTCAGCAAACAACCGGCATCTTTATCCAGCAGATGCCCTATCCCTGCTATGTGGATGATAT TTTCCTTCGAGTGCTGAACCGCTCTCTGCCGCTCTTCATGACACTGGCCTGGATTTACTCAGTGGCCATGATCATCAAAGGTGTGGTGTATGAGAAAGAGGCGAGGCTGAAGGAAACCATGAGGATTATGGGTCTGGGAACAGGAACGCTGTGGTTCAGCTGGTTCATCAGCAGCCTAGTTCCTTTCCTGGTCTCTGCAGGGCTCCTTATTGCTCTGCTCAAG TGGGGGGACATCCTGCCATACAGCGACCcatctgttgtatttttcttcctgACGGCATTTGCCACCGCCACCATCATGCAGTGTTTCCTCATCAGCACCTTCTTCTCCAAAGCCAACCTGGCTGCTGCATGTGGGGGACTGATATACTTTGGCCTCTACCTGCCCTATGTACTGTGTGTGGCCTGGAGAGACCGCCTCAAAACCACCCACAAAGTCCTCGCT AGTTTCCTGTCCCCTGTGGCCTTTGGCTTTGGCTGTGAGTATTTCTCTCAGTATGAAGAGCAAGGAGTGGGCATCCAGTGGTACAACCTCCACTCCAGCCCTGTGGAAGGAGACTCGTACAGCTTCACTACCTCTATAGTCATGCTTTATGTGGACGCCTTCATCTACGGCATCACAGCCTGGTACATTGAAGCAGTGTTTCCTG GTGAATATGGGATCCCCAGGCCCTGGTACTTCATCTTCCAGATCAACTACTGGGGTGGAGTTCCTCTGGAAGCAGGCATGCCGATCCCCCCCGCACCTACTGAACAGGATGAAG ATCACGTTGAACCAGAACCCACTAACCTGACCTTGGGTGTCAGCATCAGAAACCTGGTGAAAATCTACAAGACGGGAGCCAAACTGGCCGTCAATCACCTCAACCTGAAGTTCTACGAGGGGCAGATCACCTCTTTCCTCGGCCACAACGGAGCCGGCAAAACCACCACCAT ATCTGTCCTGACTGGCCTGTTCCCACCCACCTCGGGCACTGTGTACATCAAGGGGATGGACATCCGCCATGATATGGACATCATCCGGAGGACGCTGGGAGTTTGTCCACAACATAATGTCCTGTTTGACAT acTAACAGTGGAGGAGCATGTGTGGTTTTATGGGTGTCTGAAGGGTTTATCTGAAGCAGAGGTGAAAGCTGAGCTGGACACCCTACTGGACGATGTCGGCCTGTTGCACAAACGACATGAACAGACCAAAAATCTCTCTG gtgGTATGCAGaggaagctgtctgtggccataGCGTTTGTTGGAGGCTCTAAGGTGGTTGTTCTAGATGAACCTACAGCCGGTGTTGATCCTTACTCCCGCAGAGGGATCTGGGATCTGCTGCTCAAATACCGCAAAG ACCGGACCATCATCCTGTCCACCCACTACATGGACGAGGCCGAGCTGCTAGCTGACCGGATTGCCATCATCTCCCAGGGGaagctgtgctgctgtggctcACCACTCTTCCTGAAATCCCACCTTGGATCTGGCTACTACCTCACTGTGATAAAGAGGGAGGGACTTAACACCAGCACTCCCAGCAGCACCAGTATCTGCACCAGCACCAGCATCAGCACCAACAAGCTGCCTCctctgaag GACAGTGAGTCATCCATGAGTGAAGACACCGGGCTGGGAAGTGAGGAGAGCAGCTCAT ACCTGGCGGCGTTGCTCTCCCTGGCACAGCACCACATCCCGGGAGCAAGGCTGGTGGAGGAGTTGGGGCGCGAGGCGGTGATCAACCTGCCGCAGGCTTCTGCCAAGAACAGCAGCCTGGGCGTCTTCCTGGCTGAACTGGATCAGAGGCTGACTGAGCTCGGCATCAGCAGCTACGGCCTGTCAGACAGCACACTGGAGGAG atctTTTTGCGAGTGGCGGAGGAAACCGGCGTGGATGCTGAACCAGAGCAGCAGGCTGAATCTCCCCACAGGCGGCAGCCGTCAGCTGAGGGGCAACATGCTGAAGAACCAGAGACAG GAAGGAAAAGGCTTCGTAAGCAAG AACCTCAGGAGACTGACCCCCTTAGTGGAGATGGCCGAGGCGGGGTCCCCATGACCGGCTGGTGGCTGACCTGGCAGCAGCTGAGGGCTCTCTTCATCAAACGCTGGCTTTATGCTCGAAGGAGCCGCAGGGGCTTCTTCGCTCAG GTTGTCCTGCCTGCTGTGTTCGTGCTGGTCGCTCTGCTCTTCAGCCTCATTGTGCCTCCCTTTGGGAAGTACCCCGCCCTGGAGTTGCAGCCCTGGATGTACGGAGAACAGTACACTTTCTTCAG CAACGACGCACCTGGGAACTCAGCCATGGAGAACCTGCTGGAAGCTCTGCTGGACCAGCCAGGTTTTGGTACCAAGTGCATGGAGAAAGAACAAGAAGACAACAGCAC TCCTCAGTGTGAAGGCCAGCGGGGCGGCCTCTTCATGCGCCCACAGGTCTCCTTCTCCACCTGGCAAATGTTCAGCAGAGGCAACTGGAGCAGAGACAGACCATCTCCTGAATGTGAGTGTAGCTCAGAGGACGTCCGCCGGATGCTCCCCGACTGCCCGCAGGGTGCCGGTGGACTGCCCCCTCCACAG attAAGAGGTCGACTGGAGACGTCCTCCAAAACCTGACAGGTTATAACATCTCTGATTACCTGGTGAAAACGTACTCTCAGATCCTCAAGAAAAG CCTAAAAACCAAGAAGTGGGTGAATGAATTCAG ATACGGAGGCTTCTCCCTCGGGGGCAGTGCCGCCCAGACTTTATCTCAGGTCCACCATGTCCAAGACTCTGTCGTGGCGATCAGGACTCGTTACCGAATTCCACAG AACAGTTCACTGGATCATCTACTAAACAAACTGCCAGGTATTCTAGGAGGACTGAACAGTGAAAACAATGTCAAg GTGTGGTACAATAACAAAGGATGGCATGCCATGGTGTCATTTGTCAACGTGATGAACAACGGCCTGCTGAGAGCGAGTCTGCCACCAGGCccagagaggagaagacacGGCATCACTGCCTACAACCACCCGCTCAACCTCACCAAGGAACAACTCACCGAAATGGCCAT gATGACCACATCAGTGGATGTTCTGGTTTCCATATGCGTGATCTTTGCCATGTCCTTTGTACCGGCCAGCTTCGTCCTTTTTCTGATTGAGGAACGAGTCAGCAAAGCCAAACACCTACAGTTTGTCAGCGGGGTCAAACCGATCCTCTACTGGCTGGCCAACTTCACATGGGACATG TTGAACTACACCGTCCCGGCCACCATGGTGGTGCTGATCTTCGTCGGTTTCCAGCAGAAGTCGTACGTCTCAGAGACCAACCTGCCTGCTCTgatcctgctgctcctgctctaTGG GTGGTCCATCACCCCTCTGATGTACCCAGCATCCTTTGTGTTCACCGTCCCCAGCACAGCCTATGTCGTTCTGACTTCCATCAACCTCTTCATCGGAATCAACGGCAGCATCGCCACCTTCGTCCTGGAGCTGTTTGTTGACGAG CATCTGAACAAAGTGAACAGGATCCTGAAGAAGGTGTTTCTCATCTTCCCTCATTTCTGCCTCGGACGAGGACTCATCGACATGGCCAAAAACCAGGCCATGGCCGACGCCTTCCAGAGACTAG GCACAAAGCAAACTCTGGACCCTCTTCAGTGGGACTTTGTAGGGAAGAACCTGTTTGCGATGGCAGCTGAAGGTGttatcttcttcatcttcaccaTAATGCTACAGTACAAGTTCTTCATTCGCTTTAG GCCGTGGTGGGTCGAGCCTGAGATGCCTCCTCTTGGTCCAGAGGATGAGGACATcgccagggagagagagagagtcataaGTGGCAGAGCCCAATCCGACATCCTCACCATGATAGACCTGAGCAAG gtttaTAAAGCGGGCAGGAAGCCGGCAGTGGATCGTCTCTGCCTCGGGATTCCCCGTGGCGAG TGTTTTGGCCTGCTGGGGGTGAACGGAGCAGGGAAGACCTCTACATTTCGCATGCTGACCGGAGACACAGCCATCACCTATGGAGAGGCTTTCCTTAATCACCACAG TGTGCTGACAGAGATGGAGCGAGTCCACCAGCTGATGGGTTACTGTCCACAGTTTGACGCCATCAGCGACCTGCTGACGGGTCGGGAACATCTGGAGCTATTCGCCCGCCTGCGGGGAGTGCCAGAGGAGTCTGTCGCCAAG GTGGCGCAGTGGGGGGTGAAGAAGCTAGGACTGACCCAGTACGCTGAGCGGGTTGCTGGAGGCTACAGCGGAGGCAACAAGAGAAAACTCTCCACTGCCATCTCCCTCATCGGGGCTCCGCCTGTTATATTCCTG GATGAGCCCACAACTGGCATGGACCCAAAAGCCAAAAGGTTTCTGTGGAATTGCATCCTCAGCGTCACCAAAGAGGGAAGAGCTGTAGTTCTCACCTCCCACAG TATGGAGGAATGTGAGGCTCTCTGCACCAGAATGGCCATCATGGTCAACGGCAGATTCCAGTGTCTCGGATCTGTCCAACACCTGAAGAACAG GTTTGGTGATGGCTACACCATCATCCTTCGTCTGCAGGACACTAAATCCGACCCGGACTCGTGCCCCATCAACACCTATATGAAGAGCTCTTTTCCCAGCATTGAGCTGAAGGAGCGCCACCAGAACGTGCTGCAGTTCCAGCTGCCCTCACATGCCTGCTGCCTTGCTCGTGTCTTCGATGTGCTGGCCAACAACTATGAGGAGCTGGGCATCGTCGACTTCTCTGTTTCACAGACCACCCTGGACCAG GTGTTTGTCAACTTTGCCAAGGAGCAGACTGATGACGACGACCTCACAGATGTTGTCATTGGCAACAGAACAGTACAGACCAACATGACTGCACTGCCCACCAGGATTAACCCTCCCACCATCCAACCACAGCCACCAATCACACCCCCGCAGCCAAGCAAGACCCCACAGCATCATGGGAAATCATCTGACAGCAAACCGAAGGAGGGTAagtcaaaaaaggaaaaagctggCAAGGTCAAATCTAAAGAAGGTAAAGCTAATggagaaaaaagcagcagtacGGCAATGACCAGAATACGTCAGCCAGAGGAGACGCTTCAGACGAGCCGGAGGGGCAGCAGTGGATCAAATGGCAGCAACACTGGAGCTCAGGGAGAATCCAGTAAATCCAGTGGgtccaaacacagagctgagagCTCCAGTAAAAATCCCTCTGCGCTCTTTATGGTCGACAGCAACACACAGGACAGCGCACTGTGA